A section of the Pectinophora gossypiella chromosome 11, ilPecGoss1.1, whole genome shotgun sequence genome encodes:
- the LOC126370945 gene encoding uncharacterized protein LOC126370945 translates to MAINTLAICDRSVPHNTPRNKGAHVIAGRLVRLSGLDLDQIAPKRVRPRKKKNSPYINGDKLQLLSRITEKRFVHRKNELFSSFPLAANIYKASSDEFKILKKKQKSKKSVLTLPNVPAPLPQSCTVSDMNDSEYFEQNDKKTIKKKLPIQNRKMRVRTKGFEVYDRDAKHIHLDSSSTELISKPYDGDCRTVVDKAGLRPGDKDNRSITAQDVWTVLRNINKFQFTGPARLSDENIVMPKRKKAFSRRCNIRKGRRLIETRRTEEISYVANFKIKSNHSVSQSTSNDRVTVINKNEVQKHTTVGDKPAVKNQNLAKVTHKPKNVVIANDKNQSKTRSGMKPMQRFQSMCRNRFDNGNKTSHAVHEPIPESTSTVRESIDSSNYFRSESDNLSSSNGKNKFIHPARIEQIILTNIGGVGANNSAKKDVSHQEDSSPERSSKGITRMVFNQDTNAFQKRGDLQKRKPRLVTTMPSAATMPKMTAAEIKRRIAQIKFPLMILGRDELSSSIEVSGEIPQFNGLDEHIWPFMVDWTKTSNEQQKDRMYSNNGQQAKRSMPVVASNLRKVNNDVAMVKLKDKKVTYCDTLTKKKVDSKRPDENVTPITTPRKTKPMRQFKDKMLKLLYKKPSVHDMEQCTEPINVEEQISNENNNSPRIAVNAENNIMTTVNVNVDSKVLPQRPENILLTLTKGINDIKSSHNLMGPRHPWARAKWASDFIDNVMRKIKSGAYYSYEGKRTLIEGVNNAVINSNVAKLANKLDASTCVDFYDVAVQTLTSLNDKNRKEPEKNDCQTDFKELVANGFDPLISIPGFDDTLPEFEIKTLNINQIAVKHCLTNVMVQFDVAVPDKSSNLTVDVKPSTSSSCVPLSTTDSLTKIFKCNTTILNAVLPAELCSVIPKVMRSIMDSDSSLTIQTSFTDSHVTISEISECDSIGPLISLCPGNDSDSCVDDIALNMEIVNNQRMYYPPNQYMCSSGNYCVAPVSNKSSLKKADSTNSWVAICPSRLTLYQSRVLTTIMSGRFLSIDVIRRKSISISRDEIIRKIKLTSEYEILPQLCTKAVMCCVMNPIQLRTIECEEIESSNQQLAQTSSCTSLETYKGHNSWSTRLGDFTSLLQNMWDYCKFNIHFSMPYFSYVHPMHLSYDNNNLTVNMIIGDTQGTEKTVTVTVSKLEIDSIYSRFSKKNCLENGVKITRNDALPIKSIDCLQNSRSHKSLKKSQEKPRKRGYVKLYKKCKSTTSLSGERTCTSLSKIVNLDDFFQALGSAKSLSSVFDGCPGHKILSCIGEMKNWIKDITPRQALLVLLLTNKKETSNLVRFRPVLLQGIAVNRITRATELDMEIEVIERENVKLTQYEGISYIPASEVNQDNLLEELCWIAKTTASDYQRPFDETSEKLLKSLLEKRKKLNPSYLRVMARYVGLGLLKTPSKHK, encoded by the exons ATGGCAATAAATACACTTGCAATATGCGACAGAAGTGTTCCACATAATACGCCGCGCAACAAGGGGGCCCACGTTATTGCGGGTCGTTTAGTCAGGCTATCTGGTTTAGACCTCGATCAAATTGCACCAAAACGCGTTAGACCGAGAAAGAAGAAAAATTCACCCTATATTAATGGCGATAAACTCCAGCTCCTTTCACGCATCACTGAAAAACGATTTGTGCACAGGAAAAACGAACTATTTTCGTCTTTTCCTTTAGCTGCTAACATTTATAAGGCAAGCTCTGATGAGTTCaagattttaaaaaagaaacaaaagtccAAGAAGTCTGTACTGACTCTGCCCAATGTACCCGCTCCTTTACCACAGTCATGTACGGTGAGCGACATGAATGACTCTGAATATTTCGAGCAAAATGATAAAAAGACGATTAAAAAGAAATTGCCGATCCAAAATAGAAAAATGCGAGTGAGAACCAAGGGCTTCGAAGTGTACGACCGAGATGCAAAGCATATCCATTTAGATTCTAGTTCCACTGAATTGATTAGCAAACCTTATGATGGCGATTGTAGAACCGTTGTGGATAAAGCAGGCCTCAGGCCCGGGGATAAAGATAATCGTTCGATTACCGCACAAGATGTTTGGACAGTGCTTAGAAATATTAACAAGTTCCAGTTTACTGGACCGGCGCGGCTTTCAGATGAGAATATTGTGATGCCTAAAAGGAAAAAAGCCTTCAGCCGGCGCTGTAATATCCGGAAAGGCAGACG ACTTATAGAAACTCGACGCACAGAAGAAATATCTTACGTCgcgaatttcaaaattaaaagcaaTCACAGTGTTTCACAGTCTACCAGTAATGATCGGGTAACGGTTATTAATAAGAATGAAGTGCAAAAGCATACAACAGTCGGCGATAAACCTGCGGTTAAAAACCAAAACCTTGCTAAGGTTACCCACAAGCCAAAGAACGTGGTTATTGCGAACGATAAAAATCAAAGTAAGACAAGGAGTGGTATGAAACCAATGCAAAGGTTTCAGTCAATGTGCAGAAACAGATTTGACAATGGCAATAAAACTTCACATGCTGTACATGAGCCGATTCCCGAAAGTACAAGTACTGTCAGAGAGTCAATCGATTCCAGCAATTATTTCAGATCTGAAAGTGATAACCTATCCAGTTccaatggaaagaataagttcaTACATCCTGCCAGAATTGAACAAATAATTTTAACTAATATTGGGGGCGTTGGGGCTAACAATTCGGCCA AAAAAGACGTGAGTCATCAAGAAGATTCATCTCCTGAACGGAGTTCGAAGGGAATAACTCGAATGGTTTTTAACCAGGACACAAACGCCTTTCAGAAAAGAGGTGACCTACAAAAGAGGAAACCACGTCTTGTTACGACAATGCCGAGTGCCGCTACGATGCCAAAAATGACAGCAGCTGAGATAAAGAGGAGAATTGCTCAAATTAAGTTCCCATTGATGATATTAGGAAGAGACGAGCTTAGTTCATCTATAGAAGTGTCAGGTGAGATTccacaattcaatggtttagatgAACATATTTGGCCGTTCATGGTTGATTGGACAAAGACAAGCAATGAGCAACAAAAAGATAGAATGTATTCAAACAATGGACAGCAAGCAAAGCGATCCATGCCAGTTGTTGCCAGCAATCTAAGAAAAGTTAATAATGATGTAGCTATGGTAAAACttaaagataaaaaagtaacatactGCGATACATTAACCAAAAAGAAAGTCGATTCCAAACGACCTGATGAAAATGTAACACCGATAACAACACCTAGAAAGACAAAACCAATGAGGCAATTTAAagacaaaatgttaaaattgcTTTATAAAAAACCTTCAGTGCATGATATGGAGCAGTGTACTGAACCCATCAATGTCGAAGAGCAAATtagtaatgaaaataataattcaccAAGAATCGCTGTGAATGCAGAAAACAACATAATGACAACGGTAAATGTTAATGTAGATTCCAAAGTTTTACCTCAAAGACCTGAAAATATACTTTTAACACTGACTAAAGGCATTAATGATATCAAATCAAGTCATAACCTTATGGGACCAAGGCACCCCTGGGCAAGAGCTAAATGGGCTAGCGACTTCATTGATAACGTGATGAGAAAAATAAAGAGCGGAGCCTATTACAGCTATGAAGGAAAACGTACCTTGATTGAGGGCGTTAACAATGCTGTCATAAACAGTAATGTTGCAAAACTTGCAAATAAACTAGACGCTAGTACCTGTGTCG ATTTCTATGATGTTGCGGTGCAGACATTAACGAGTTTGAATGACAAGAACAGAAAAGAACCAGAGAAAAATGATTGTCAGACCGACTTTAAAGAATTGGTAGCAAACGGATTCGATCCTTTGATTTCCATACCTGGTTTTGACGATACCCTACCagaatttgaaattaaaacatTGAATATTAATCAAATAGCTGTGAAACATTGCCTGACAAACGTTATGGTACAATTTGATGTAGCAGTGCCAGACAAATCAAGCAACCTTACGGTAGATGTGAAGCCATCAACGTCGTCTTCTTGTGTACCTTTGTCTACGACCGACAGTCTTACAAAGATATTTAAGTGCAATACCACAATTCTGAATGCCGTTTTACCTGCCGAACTATGCAGTGTTATACCGAAAGTGATGCGTAGTATAATGGACTCAGATTCCAGTTTGACTATTCAGACATCGTTCACTGATTCTCATGTGACTATTTCTGAAATAAGCGAGTGTGACTCCATAGGGCCTTTGATAAGTCTTTGCCCGGGCAATGATAGCGATTCATGTGTAGATGATATTGCTCTAAATATGGAAATCGTTAATAATCAGAGAATGTACTATCCACCGAACCAGTACATGTGTTCATCGGGCAATTATTGCGTCGCCCCGGTAAGTAACAAGAGTTCACTTAAAAAGGCAGATTCGACCAATTCATGGGTTGCTATATGTCCTTCACGTTTAACATTGTACCAGTCGCGAGTGTTAACAACAATCATGAGTGGAAGATTCTTATCGATCGACGTAATTCGAAGGAAGTCGATTTCTATATCCAGAGAcgaaataattagaaaaatcaAACTTACTTCCGAATATGAAATTTTGCCACAATTATGCACGAAAGCTGTAATGTGCTGTGTAATGAACCCGATTCAATTAAGAACAATAGAATGTGAAGAAATCGAATCAAGTAATCAGCAGTTAGCACAAACGTCCTCGTGCACTTCTCTCGAAACGTATAAGGGACATAATAGCTGGAGTACTAGGCTCGGAGACTTCACCAGTTTGCTTCAAAATATGTGGGACTATTGCAAGTTTAACATACATTTCAGTATGCCGTACTTCTCTTACGTTCATCCGATGCATTTGTCATACGACAACAACAATCTCACTGTTAATATGATTATAGGAGACACACAGGGTACTGAGAAAACAGTGACCGTTACAGTTTCAAAATTAGAAATAGATTCGATCTATAGTCGTTTTTCGAAGAAAAATTGCTTGGAAAATGGAGTAAAGATTACTCGGAATGATGCATTGCCAATCAAGAGCATTGATTGCTTACAAAATTCTCGCTCTCATAAATCATTAAAGAAGAGCCAAGAAAAGCCTCGTAAGAGAGGGTATGTGAAACTTTATAAGAAGTGCAAGTCTACTACCAGTCTGTCTGGAGAGCGTACATGTACGTCTTTGAGTAAAATAGTGAATTTGGATGATTTCTTCCAAGCGCTTGGTTCCGCGAAGAGTTTATCTAGTGTGTTTGATGGATGCCCGGGCCACAAAATTTTGTCATGTATCGGAGAG ATGAAGAATTGGATAAAGGATATCACACCACGTCAAGCGCTCTTAGTTCTACTGCTGACGAATAAGAAAGAAACATCTAACTTAGTGCGTTTCCGTCCGGTCCTGCTTCAGGGTATCGCAGTGAATAGAATTACTCGCGCTACTGAACTCGATATGGAGATTGAAGTGATAGAAAGAGAAAACGTTAAACTTACTCAg TACGAAGGAATATCTTACATACCAGCGTCAGAAGTGAACCAGGACAATCTTTTGGAAGAACTGTGTTGGATTGCTAAAACTACT gCGTCCGACTATCAAAGACCATTTGATGAGACATCAGAAAAACTATTAAAGTCCCTTTTAGAGAAAAGGAAGAAGTTAAATCCTTCTTACCTGCGTGTGATGGCTCGGTATGTTGGCCTCGGGCTGCTTAAAACCCCAagcaaacataaataa